CGGCCCGGCGTCCTTCGAACAGCACGCGCGCCGCCTTGCGCTCCGTCAACACCGTCACGTTCGCCCGCTTCTCGGCCGCGCGCAGGAAGGCCATGGCCGAACTCCAGCGCCGGCCGTTGCGGGTGGTGCTCTGGTAGAAGCCGACACCTTCCTGCTCCGCGCCGTTGAAATCCGCGTTCGCCTTGAGGCCGGATTCGACCGCTGCCGTGACGAAGGCCTCCGACAGCGGATGACGGTGGCGCGGATTGGAGACGGCGAGCGTGCCGTCCTTGCCATGATAGGCGCCGCCGAAGGCCTCGTTGTTCTCCAGCGCCTTGAAGACCGGCAGCACCTCGTCATAGGACCAGCCGCGGCAGCCCATCTGCGACCAGGTGTCGTAATCGTTGCGGTGACCGCGAATGTAGATCATCGCATTGACCGAGGAGCCGCCGCCGAGCACGTTGCCCTGGGGGATGAGGCTCGGGCGGCCATTGAGGCCGGGTTGCGGATCGGATGCATAGGGGTGCAGGTCGACGCCCTTGCCCATGACCTTGAAGAAGGTCGCGGGGATATGGATCCACGGGTCCCGGTCGCGCCGGCCGGATTCGATCAGCAGCACGCGGTTTTCCGGGTTTTCCGACAGGCGGTTGACGAGAACGCAGCCCGCCGAGCCGCCGCCGACGACGATGTAGTCGTAAGGCGCGCCCATCAGCTCAGCACCGTCTGGATCGTGGTGAATTCCTTGAGGCCGTCGGTGCCGAACTCGACGCCGATGCCCGATTGCTTGACGCCGCCGAAGGGGGCGTTCGGCTGGATTGCGCCGTGCTTGTTGATCCAGACGGAGCCGCATTCGAGCTGCAGCGCCACCGCGCGCGCCCTGTCGGGATCGCCGGACCAGACCGAGCCGCCGAGACCGGCCGGGTTGTCGTTGGCGCGGCGGATCACCTCGTCGACATCGCTATAGCGGATGATCGGCAGGACGGGACCGAACTGCTCCTCGTCCACCAGCCTCACACCGTTGTCGACATCGGCGACCAGCGTGACCGGGTAGAAATAACCCTCGCCTTGCGGCGCTTCGCCGCCGATGAGGATGCGCCCGCCCTTCGCCTTCGCGTCCTCGACCAGTTCGCGCACCTTGTCGAACTGCATGGCGTTCTGCACCGGTCCGAGGATGTTCTTCTCGTCCAGCCCGTCGCCGACGGGGATGCCCGCCGCATAATCGGTCAGCCGCCGGCAGACCTCGTCATAGAGGCTGTCATGCACGTAGAGCCGCTTCAGCGCCGCGCAGGTCTGGCCGTTGTTGATGAAGGCGCCCCAGAAGAGGCCTTCGGCGATGCGGGCCGGATCGGCGTCGGGCAACACGATGCCGGCGTCGTTGCCGCCAAGTTCGAGCGTCAGCCGCTTCAGCGTGGCGACGGCCGAGGCCATCACCTTCTTGCCTGTCTCGGTGGAGCCGGTGAAGGTCATCTTGGCGATGCCAGGATGCGCCGACAGCGCCGCGCCGATGGCGTTCTCACCCGTCACGACATTGACGACGCCGGGCGGCAGCACCTCGTTGATGATCTCGACGAGACGTATGGTGGAGAGCGGCGTCAGCGGCGAGGGCTTGATGACGACGGTGTTGCCGGCACGCACGGCCGGGATGATGTGCCAGCAGGCGATCATCACCGGCCAGTTCCAGGGCGTGATCGAACCGGTCACGCCAACGGGCTTGCGGTGAATCTCGACGCGCCCCTCGTTGTCGTCCTGCACCACCTCGACGGGCAGGCTGAGTTCGGCGGTATGGCGTGTCCAGGCGAGCGCACCGCCGAGCTCGAAGCGCGAGCCGAGACCGTTCAGCGGCTTGCCCTGCTCCAGCGTCAGGAGGCGGGCGACGTCCTCGGCATTTTCCGCGAGCCTTTCCGCGATGGTGCGGCATGCATTGGCGCGCAGCGCGTCATCGGTCCGCGACCAGTTTTCGAAGGCGGCCGCGGCCGCCGCGACGGCGCGGTCGAGATCGGCTTCGCTGGCAAGCGGCATCAGGCCGACCACGTCACCGGTCGAGGGATTGCGCACTTCGGCATGATGGGGCGTGGCGACGCGTTCGCCGCCGATGAGCAGCGTATACTGCTTCAAGGTCATATCCTCCCTGGATGTGTCGGGAGGAGTATCGCCGCCCCTTTAGCGGCCGTCTTGGAGAGAAGCGCGCGCCGGCTTGGACCGGAGCGCAGAAGCCTATCGTTCCGCGCTTTTCAGGAGATCGGTCGGCGCGCAGTCGAACAGTTCCTTGAAGGAACGGTTGAAATAGGAGATGTCGTTGAAGCCGGCCGAATAGGCGACCTCGGCAATCGTACCCCCCGATTTCTGCTCCTTGAGCTGCTCGATCTTCTCCCTGGCGAGCCGCAGCCGCTTGTCGCGGATGACGGTCGTGCAGGTCACGCCCATGCCCTGGAAATCCTGCTGCAGCGTGCGGATGGAGATGCCGAGCCGGGTCGCCAGCCAGCGGGCGGAGAGATCGTTCTCGGTAAGGTGCCGGTCGATCAGCATGTCGACCATCTGCAGACGTTTGCTGGCGCTGTCGTGGAGCGCGTGCAGCGGCTCGGCCTCGCGGCTCGAATGGAAGGCCTGGCGGGTGGCGGTGAACATGAGCTGGCGCAGGTGCGACGAAGCCGAATCCGATTCCGCCGTGGTCATGATCTTGGCGAGCAGCGCATGCAGCATCTGCGCCATCGGGTCGTAGGCTGAGAGCTTGCGCGCGATGTCGAAATGGATGCGGCTGTCGGAATACATCGTCTGGCGCGGCAGGTGCAGCGAGATGTGGTTGGAGAAGCGTCCGCCGAAATAGAAGGTGGTCGGCCGGGTGGAATCGACGAGGATGCATTCGCCGACGTCGAGTACGTTCTGCCGGTCGCCATGCTCCAGCCCGCAGCTCCCCTCGATCTGCACGATCAGGAAGAGATGTTCCTTGGGGTCGCGGCGGATATCGTCCCAGTCGCGGCGCACGCAGTCCAGGTTGTTGGAGACATGGGCGAACTCCATGCCGCAGACGTCGATGCGCCGGGCCGCGCCGATGACGTCGTCGCCGCGCTCCACGGTCTTCGGATTGAAATTGCCGCAGATCGAGCGCAGGTCGTCCGCCCACTGATCGTAGGATATGGCGGTCCATGCCTCGGGCACGAGGTTTCGGTGCTGAACGAGATCCAACTTTGCCTCCCAACAAAGATCGGTCGTTCCGCAAGAGAAAGCAGAACGGGGGCAGGATGCGCCGCTCCTGCCCCCGTTGTCAATCTGGTTCACCTGTTAAGCAAATTCACGCGGCGGCATCGCCGAGATAGAGGCGGTGCAGGTGGGCGGGGTCGCGCACCAGCGCGGCGCAGCCGCCGTCATAGACGATCTGGCCGCGGCGCAGCACATAGGCGCGGTTGCCGATGGCGAGTGCCAGCGCGGCGAACTGCTCCACCAGCACCACCGCCATGCCCTCGTCGGCAAGCTGACGCACCGCCCGCATCAGGCGGCTGACGATGACGGGAGCGAGGCCGGAGGACATTTCGTCGATGAGGATGACGCGCGGCCGGCTGACGATGGAGCGGGCGATCACCACCATCTGCTGCTCGCCGCCCGAGAGCATGCCGGCCTCGACGGTCCGGCGCTGAAGCAGCTCCGGGAAGAGGTCGTAGGCCTCCTTGAGGTCGGCGTCGGGATGGAGCGCCACCTTCAGGTTCTCTTCCGTCGTCATCGCCGGAAAGACGGTACGGCCCTGCTCGACATGGCTGAGGCCGGCCTTGGCGCGCGCGCCGGGGCGGAGCTTCGCAAGCTCCGTCCCGTCGAGGCTGATCGAGCCGGCGCGAACGGGAATGATGCCCGAGAGGCTTTCGAGGAAGGTCGTCTTGCCGGCGCCGTTCGAGCCGAGCAGCACGGAAATCTCCCCGCCCTTCGCCTGCACGTCCACGCCGCGGATGACGGGGATGCCCGCACGATCGACCTCAAGGCCGGTGATGGAAAATGCGGTCACTGCGCCGCCTCCTCGAATTCGATGCCCATATAAGCCTTCTGCACCACGGGCATATCAAGCACCGCGGCCGGGGCGCCCGAGGCGATCACGCGTCCGAAATCGAACACCGTGATCGCCGAGCAGGCCCGCCGCACGAGATCCATGTCGTGCTCGATGAGGAGCACGGCACTGCCGAAGGTTTCAGGAATGGCCGCGATGCGCTCGCCGAGCTTCAGCGCCTCGTCATAGGAGACGCCGGCGGCCGGCTCGTCGAGCAGGATGACGGGTGCGCGCGAGGCGACCGCCCCGGCGACGTCGAGCAGGCGGCGCGTACCGACGTCGATGGTGGAGATCGGCGTCTCCGGCCCCGGGCAACCGAACCAGGCGAGCAGGCTCTGCAGTTCGCCCTCGGCGATCGGCCCGGCGGCAAGGCGCACATACTCGCCGACGCGCAGTTCCGGCGCGATGCGCGTCGTCTGCCAGGTGCGGCGGATGCCGATTTTCGCGCGCGAGGTGGCGGAGACACCCTCCAGCGGCTTGCCATTGAGCAGGATCGAGCCGTCATAGCGGAAGAGGAAGCCGGCGATGGCGTCGACCAGCGTCGACTTGCCCGCCCCGTTCGGGCCGACGAGCCCGACAACCGCGCCCGCGGGCACCTTGAGATTGACCTTGTCGAGCGCCGTCACCACCCCGTAGCGCACGGTGAGATCGCGCACTTCGAGTGCGATGCCCGCAGGATGGGCCGTTTTTTCCGGCAAGGCGCCGGCGGCGACAGCGCCTTCCACGGCGCGCTTGCGGCCGAGCTTGCGGGCAAGCCGCGTCCAGGTCTCGGCGATCGTCTCGCCGGTCGACAGCGCCTGCACGGCGCCGAGCGCGAAGAAGACATTGCCGACGTCCTGCGGCAGGTTCAGCCGGCGCAGGAGTTCGGGGAAGAGCACGATCATCATGCCGCCGGCGATGGCGCCGAGGGTGAAATGCGCGCCCGCCATGGTGGCGACGGCAAAGAGCGCCAGCGACTGCATCATGGAGAAATTCTCCGAGACCAGCGTGCCGAGATAACCGGCGAGCAGGCCGCCGGAAACGCCAGAGATGAAGGCGCTGATGGCGAAGGCGCTGAGCTTGGCACGCGGGATGGAGATGCCGTTGGCAGCCGCGGCGCGCTCGGAATGGCGCACCGCGAGCCAGGCCGCGCCGAGCCGCGAGCGGCTGACGAATTCCAGCACCACGGCAATGATGCCGTAGGTCAGGAGCACGAAGGCGAAATAGCCCTTGTCGCTGTCGAAGGCTTCGGGACGGGCGACCTGGGTGAAGCTCGTCTGGCCGGGAAAGGTGATGGTGGCGAGCACCGTGTCGAAGGCGGCGGCGAAGCCGAGCGTCACGATGGCAAGGTTGATGCCGCGCAGGCGCAACGCCGGCAGGCCGATGGCGACGCCGACCGGCACGGCGGCAAGCCCCCCGACCAGCATCCAAACGGCAAGCCCGCCGGGCGCGCCGATGAGGTTCAGGTAGCCGGTGACCCAGGCGCCGACGCCGGCGAAGGACATCTGGCACAGCGAGATCATGCCGGTGCGGCCGGTGACGAGGCCGAGGCTCTGCAACGCGATGCCGACGATGAAGACGGCGGTCAGCAGGAACACCCAGTATTTCGGCAGGACGAGGAGGATGACGGCACCGAGCGCCGCGAGGGAAAGGGCCGTGACGGCGGCGGCCCGGAAACTAGCGTGCTTCATCCCAGCGGGCTCCCCTTTGCGACCAGAGCAGGACCGCGAGAATGACGAGGAAGGGCACGGCGCCGCGATACTGGCTGACCGCGCCGATCGCGCTGACGGAGCCTTCCAGAAGCCCGATCAGCACGCCGCCGACCAGCGCCGCGCGAAAACTGGAGAAGGCGCCGATGAGGGCGGCGGCCAGCGCCGGCACGACGAGCAGGCTCAGCGAAGAGAAATCCGGCGAGCGCAGCGGCGCGATGATCATCAGCGCGAAGGCCG
This genomic stretch from Roseateles sp. XES5 harbors:
- a CDS encoding ABC transporter ATP-binding protein, producing MTAFSITGLEVDRAGIPVIRGVDVQAKGGEISVLLGSNGAGKTTFLESLSGIIPVRAGSISLDGTELAKLRPGARAKAGLSHVEQGRTVFPAMTTEENLKVALHPDADLKEAYDLFPELLQRRTVEAGMLSGGEQQMVVIARSIVSRPRVILIDEMSSGLAPVIVSRLMRAVRQLADEGMAVVLVEQFAALALAIGNRAYVLRRGQIVYDGGCAALVRDPAHLHRLYLGDAAA
- a CDS encoding ATP-binding cassette domain-containing protein; this encodes MKHASFRAAAVTALSLAALGAVILLVLPKYWVFLLTAVFIVGIALQSLGLVTGRTGMISLCQMSFAGVGAWVTGYLNLIGAPGGLAVWMLVGGLAAVPVGVAIGLPALRLRGINLAIVTLGFAAAFDTVLATITFPGQTSFTQVARPEAFDSDKGYFAFVLLTYGIIAVVLEFVSRSRLGAAWLAVRHSERAAAANGISIPRAKLSAFAISAFISGVSGGLLAGYLGTLVSENFSMMQSLALFAVATMAGAHFTLGAIAGGMMIVLFPELLRRLNLPQDVGNVFFALGAVQALSTGETIAETWTRLARKLGRKRAVEGAVAAGALPEKTAHPAGIALEVRDLTVRYGVVTALDKVNLKVPAGAVVGLVGPNGAGKSTLVDAIAGFLFRYDGSILLNGKPLEGVSATSRAKIGIRRTWQTTRIAPELRVGEYVRLAAGPIAEGELQSLLAWFGCPGPETPISTIDVGTRRLLDVAGAVASRAPVILLDEPAAGVSYDEALKLGERIAAIPETFGSAVLLIEHDMDLVRRACSAITVFDFGRVIASGAPAAVLDMPVVQKAYMGIEFEEAAQ
- a CDS encoding helix-turn-helix domain-containing protein yields the protein MDLVQHRNLVPEAWTAISYDQWADDLRSICGNFNPKTVERGDDVIGAARRIDVCGMEFAHVSNNLDCVRRDWDDIRRDPKEHLFLIVQIEGSCGLEHGDRQNVLDVGECILVDSTRPTTFYFGGRFSNHISLHLPRQTMYSDSRIHFDIARKLSAYDPMAQMLHALLAKIMTTAESDSASSHLRQLMFTATRQAFHSSREAEPLHALHDSASKRLQMVDMLIDRHLTENDLSARWLATRLGISIRTLQQDFQGMGVTCTTVIRDKRLRLAREKIEQLKEQKSGGTIAEVAYSAGFNDISYFNRSFKELFDCAPTDLLKSAER
- a CDS encoding aldehyde dehydrogenase family protein — its product is MKQYTLLIGGERVATPHHAEVRNPSTGDVVGLMPLASEADLDRAVAAAAAAFENWSRTDDALRANACRTIAERLAENAEDVARLLTLEQGKPLNGLGSRFELGGALAWTRHTAELSLPVEVVQDDNEGRVEIHRKPVGVTGSITPWNWPVMIACWHIIPAVRAGNTVVIKPSPLTPLSTIRLVEIINEVLPPGVVNVVTGENAIGAALSAHPGIAKMTFTGSTETGKKVMASAVATLKRLTLELGGNDAGIVLPDADPARIAEGLFWGAFINNGQTCAALKRLYVHDSLYDEVCRRLTDYAAGIPVGDGLDEKNILGPVQNAMQFDKVRELVEDAKAKGGRILIGGEAPQGEGYFYPVTLVADVDNGVRLVDEEQFGPVLPIIRYSDVDEVIRRANDNPAGLGGSVWSGDPDRARAVALQLECGSVWINKHGAIQPNAPFGGVKQSGIGVEFGTDGLKEFTTIQTVLS